A genome region from Thermomonospora amylolytica includes the following:
- a CDS encoding DUF4132 domain-containing protein, translated as MIDEDSPAFPDSWLAVLRPRRGGVRAPEIEPRADAAEWVRAACAEHRPGIEASLAHPDSDPALVAALRRHLDGAADPLGAAVLALSLRDRGRRLDEWDWERIVDWWVAGHGLPFAAHACAETFRVWGARDVDRVLALRFTAPDDEISPFWGLEHGAVRVRALLAAAGDEEHRRAVERLARCREHRVQRIAVSFLVPDRQDWVDECCTAPPHDPMLTELLWCSLGSSAQLAALGSWARPGWRECEPRTLVTIADGLGPAAVPVLAAAADRPPAPDLRREILAVLAALPCDEAIEALLERLDLPYAYGALREAARRHPVRAMRLLAPRAVGAVEDILLACLRERPRLLATALPGMPEDARTALEALAARLERLPEAPVEELPPVLADPPWRSGGRGGTRGTPAIKGLEPPVERHVVWKPGERAAWHITGGTNLDLRAVAPDRPLEGDRKQPITPTRLLLCPTDLAGPALRDWAPVDAWPFSDWAKSLVARFETDALPIAMSVVELNVRFLDTLLPLRNVDVARLMAGRLAGGWKSRRTVLDWFARHGTDVVPLLVPDALGGTGDRHRRPAEIALRLLASRHGTDEVVRAARAHGDEAAEAVRALLDIDPLKARKAKPPKIGDWADPALLPQVLLRGRSRALPEPAVRDLVAMLAMGRPGTPYPGVAQVGEACDPGSLAEFGWALFRRWETAEVMPVKDRPSQQSAKWGLYQLAWTGDDETTRRLAMVVRRWSQEGERTLVMDGLDVLAELGTAEALDRLRLLERELRHVAFRRAAGERVAEVAERLGVTLEQVGEPPPPDFGLAADGTLTLDYGPRRFTVVFDAQLVSHVVDEAGRRRKTLPKPAADDDPEPAAEAGRRLSELRKETAKFVAAQTGRLERAMRTGHRWSVAEFEAFVRHPLLWHIVRRLVWVAEPSGGGPVAFRLAEDRTLADVADEPYVLPPGARVGVSHPVELGPSLKAWRETFEDYQILQPFPQLHRAVHTLSDTERATGVLDRSRLGPAPKVNEHKLYARGWTKNHGTQDTVLRHLPGGHLLVLHLIDLNARHVDLNPHPIRGIEPGFGPIDPLTETLVLEDLIEATAADD; from the coding sequence GTGATCGACGAGGACTCCCCGGCGTTCCCCGACTCCTGGCTCGCTGTGCTGCGGCCACGGCGGGGCGGTGTGCGCGCGCCCGAGATCGAGCCGCGTGCGGACGCCGCCGAATGGGTGCGGGCGGCCTGTGCCGAACACCGGCCCGGGATCGAGGCGTCGCTGGCCCATCCCGACAGCGACCCGGCCCTGGTCGCCGCCCTGCGCCGCCATCTGGACGGTGCGGCGGACCCGCTCGGGGCGGCCGTGCTGGCGCTGTCCCTGCGCGACCGGGGCCGGCGGCTGGACGAATGGGACTGGGAGCGGATCGTGGACTGGTGGGTCGCCGGGCACGGCCTGCCCTTCGCCGCGCACGCCTGCGCCGAGACGTTCCGGGTCTGGGGCGCCCGTGACGTGGACCGGGTGCTGGCGCTGCGGTTCACCGCACCGGACGACGAGATCTCGCCGTTCTGGGGCCTGGAGCACGGCGCGGTCCGGGTGCGGGCGCTGCTCGCCGCGGCCGGGGACGAGGAGCACCGGCGGGCGGTGGAGCGGCTCGCGCGATGCCGGGAGCACCGCGTGCAGCGGATCGCCGTGTCGTTCCTGGTCCCGGACCGGCAGGACTGGGTGGACGAGTGCTGCACGGCCCCTCCCCACGACCCCATGCTGACCGAGCTGCTGTGGTGCTCGCTGGGGTCGTCCGCCCAGCTCGCCGCGCTCGGATCCTGGGCCCGCCCGGGGTGGCGGGAGTGCGAGCCGCGGACGCTGGTCACGATCGCCGACGGGCTCGGGCCCGCCGCCGTCCCGGTCCTGGCCGCCGCCGCGGACCGGCCTCCCGCGCCGGACCTGCGCCGGGAGATCCTCGCGGTGCTCGCCGCACTGCCCTGCGACGAGGCGATCGAGGCCCTGCTCGAACGGCTGGACCTGCCGTACGCGTACGGCGCGCTCCGGGAGGCGGCACGCCGCCACCCGGTCCGGGCGATGCGGCTGCTGGCCCCCCGGGCGGTGGGTGCGGTGGAGGACATCCTGCTCGCCTGCCTGCGGGAGCGTCCACGTCTCCTCGCCACCGCCCTGCCCGGCATGCCCGAGGACGCCCGCACGGCCCTGGAGGCACTGGCCGCCCGTCTCGAACGCCTGCCCGAGGCGCCGGTGGAGGAGCTGCCGCCCGTGCTGGCGGACCCGCCGTGGCGATCGGGCGGCCGGGGCGGAACGCGCGGGACTCCGGCGATCAAGGGGCTGGAGCCGCCGGTGGAACGGCATGTGGTCTGGAAGCCCGGTGAGCGTGCGGCGTGGCACATCACCGGTGGCACCAATCTCGACCTGCGCGCCGTCGCCCCGGACAGGCCGCTGGAGGGCGACCGGAAACAACCGATCACTCCGACCCGGCTGCTGCTGTGCCCGACCGATCTGGCCGGGCCTGCACTGCGCGACTGGGCGCCGGTCGACGCCTGGCCGTTCTCGGACTGGGCCAAGTCCCTGGTGGCGCGCTTCGAGACCGACGCGCTGCCGATCGCGATGAGCGTCGTGGAGCTGAACGTGCGTTTCCTGGACACGCTGCTGCCGCTGCGGAACGTGGACGTGGCGCGGCTGATGGCCGGGAGGCTCGCCGGCGGGTGGAAGTCCCGGCGGACGGTGCTCGACTGGTTCGCCCGGCACGGGACCGATGTGGTGCCGCTGCTGGTGCCGGACGCGCTGGGCGGTACGGGTGACCGGCACCGCCGCCCCGCCGAGATCGCGCTGCGGCTGCTGGCCTCCCGGCACGGGACCGACGAGGTCGTTCGGGCGGCGCGTGCGCACGGCGATGAGGCCGCGGAGGCGGTGCGGGCGCTGCTGGACATCGACCCGCTGAAGGCGCGCAAGGCCAAGCCGCCGAAGATCGGGGACTGGGCGGATCCGGCGCTGCTGCCCCAGGTGCTGCTGCGCGGCCGGAGCCGTGCCCTGCCCGAGCCGGCGGTCCGGGACCTGGTCGCGATGCTGGCGATGGGCCGGCCCGGCACCCCGTACCCCGGGGTCGCCCAGGTCGGGGAGGCGTGCGACCCGGGATCGCTGGCCGAGTTCGGATGGGCGTTGTTCCGCCGGTGGGAGACCGCCGAGGTGATGCCCGTGAAGGACCGGCCGTCGCAGCAGTCGGCCAAGTGGGGGCTGTACCAGCTCGCGTGGACCGGCGACGACGAGACCACCCGCCGCCTGGCCATGGTGGTCCGCCGATGGTCGCAGGAAGGGGAGCGGACACTCGTGATGGACGGGCTGGACGTGCTGGCCGAACTCGGCACCGCCGAGGCCCTGGACCGGCTGCGCCTGCTCGAGCGCGAGCTACGGCATGTCGCGTTCAGGAGGGCCGCCGGGGAGCGCGTGGCGGAGGTCGCCGAACGGCTGGGCGTCACCCTGGAGCAGGTCGGGGAGCCGCCGCCGCCCGACTTCGGCCTGGCCGCCGACGGCACGCTGACCCTGGACTACGGCCCTCGCCGGTTCACCGTGGTGTTCGACGCCCAGCTCGTTTCGCATGTGGTCGACGAGGCCGGGCGCCGCCGTAAGACGCTGCCCAAGCCCGCCGCCGACGACGATCCCGAGCCGGCGGCCGAGGCCGGGCGGCGGCTGTCGGAGCTGCGCAAGGAGACCGCCAAGTTCGTCGCCGCGCAGACCGGCCGGCTGGAGCGCGCGATGCGGACGGGGCACCGCTGGTCGGTGGCGGAGTTCGAGGCGTTCGTCCGGCATCCGCTGCTGTGGCACATCGTCCGCCGTCTGGTGTGGGTCGCCGAGCCTTCCGGGGGCGGGCCCGTGGCGTTCCGCCTGGCGGAGGACCGGACCCTCGCCGATGTGGCCGACGAGCCGTACGTCCTGCCCCCGGGCGCCCGCGTCGGTGTTTCTCACCCGGTGGAGCTGGGACCTTCCCTGAAGGCGTGGCGGGAGACGTTCGAGGACTACCAGATCCTCCAGCCGTTCCCCCAGCTCCACCGCGCCGTCCACACCCTGAGCGACACCGAACGCGCCACCGGCGTTCTCGACCGCTCCCGCCTGGGGCCCGCTCCCAAGGTCAACGAGCACAAGCTCTACGCCCGGGGCTGGACCAAGAACCACGGCACCCAGGACACCGTCCTCCGGCATCTCCCCGGCGGCCATCTCCTCGTCCTCCACCTCATCGACCTGAACGCCCGCCACGTCGACCTGAACCCCCACCCCATCCGCGGCATCGAACCCGGCTTCGGCCCCATCGACCCCCTCACGGAGACCCTTGTCCTCGAAGACCTCATCGAGGCGACCGCCGCCGACGACTGA
- a CDS encoding DUF4132 domain-containing protein, translating to MIDEDAPVIPGSWRAVLRPRRGGVAGPEIGLDEQAVARTREMVEEVRPRIDAALAHPGGERSIAEAAGRHLGGAPDPLGAAAVTVLVCRLDVAGLDEEIWRLSADAWVAEHGLPFAAEAFAVAGALRAWWGGEPEMLRFIGPGDRFDYWYGRQAAADRIRALLAVADDAEHREAVERLARCRRTPQQRVIVSFLVPDRQDWVDECCADPPDDDDLRKLLWCALGRADQLAALGRLGQSECTLPVLATLAEGVGPAIAPLLADYLDRISTGYARSAALEVLAALPADEAFGLLVERVEQVHVRPRLVEAMRRFPVRALRMLGPRAADDDLAAELVDTLVHEHPDLVDAALPHLPEQARQAVESSRARRERVRDASADELPSFLVDPPWLRRRREARPPVVDGLTVPGDCAVVWAPGEREEWLTSSGTGLDLDDDRPRPEEIEELRAGRMPEDAGPTLLLRCSRELMGPVLREYVPPETKIWGYADWTRSIVARYETDALPLALAVARLNSTRFTGVLLPLRNAEVARLMADRLSRGRAARQMAAGWFARHGTRAVPLLVPAALGRPGRERRDAEAALRLLASQHGAGEVTRAAGTHGRAAAEAVAVLLAADPLEVLPARPPKIGAWADPADLPQVLLRDRRRALPDTAVRHLVTMLAMSKPDAPYAGVPLVKELCDPGSLAEFGWALFRRWEGSDAAPDDEWALTQLSWTGDDRVVRRLPAVIRPWPDLGLRRLAVLGLDVLADIGTPEALARLHAIGHRLRFGEAKAPAREKARELAETLGLTPEQVADRLMPDLGLDADGTVTLDYGARRFVMGFDDRLTPYVEDEQGRRRKTLPKPTAKDDPERAAAAKQRFAELRKGARDLVAEQLARLENAMLTGRRWTPEEFDGLLVRHPLLRHLARRLLWTSEAPDGASTAFRIAEDGTFADVDDETFTPPEGAHIALAHPARLGASLKVWLETFEDYQIIQPFPQLTRPVHTLAETGRATGVVELLRGRHVPRGREELLTRRGWRYDGRKDGRFALPPTSGGHYVIVDLDTLVIGHVDLTAHPIHGPRPGFGPLDPTTLSELITDLLKASTPA from the coding sequence ATGATCGACGAGGACGCGCCGGTGATCCCCGGCTCCTGGCGCGCGGTGCTGCGTCCGCGGCGGGGCGGGGTCGCGGGGCCGGAGATCGGGCTCGACGAGCAGGCCGTGGCGCGGACGCGCGAGATGGTCGAGGAGGTCCGGCCGCGGATCGACGCGGCCCTCGCCCATCCCGGCGGCGAGCGGTCCATCGCCGAGGCGGCCGGCCGGCATCTGGGCGGCGCGCCGGATCCGCTGGGCGCGGCGGCGGTGACGGTGCTGGTGTGCAGGCTGGACGTGGCCGGGCTGGACGAGGAGATCTGGCGGCTGTCGGCGGACGCCTGGGTCGCCGAGCACGGCCTGCCGTTCGCCGCGGAGGCGTTCGCCGTGGCGGGCGCGCTGCGGGCCTGGTGGGGCGGGGAGCCGGAGATGCTCCGGTTCATCGGCCCCGGCGACAGGTTCGACTACTGGTACGGCCGGCAGGCGGCGGCGGACAGGATCCGTGCCCTGCTCGCGGTCGCCGACGACGCCGAGCACCGGGAGGCCGTGGAGCGGCTGGCCCGCTGCCGCCGCACACCGCAGCAGCGCGTCATCGTGTCGTTCCTGGTTCCGGACCGGCAGGACTGGGTGGACGAGTGCTGCGCCGACCCGCCGGACGACGACGACCTGCGGAAACTACTGTGGTGCGCGCTGGGCCGCGCCGACCAGCTCGCGGCGCTCGGCCGCCTGGGCCAGAGCGAATGCACGCTGCCGGTGCTCGCCACGCTGGCCGAGGGGGTCGGGCCTGCCATCGCCCCGCTGCTCGCCGACTATCTGGACCGCATTTCCACCGGGTACGCGCGTTCGGCGGCGCTGGAGGTGCTGGCCGCGCTGCCCGCGGACGAAGCGTTCGGGCTTCTGGTGGAACGGGTGGAGCAGGTCCACGTACGCCCGCGGCTGGTGGAGGCGATGCGCCGCTTCCCGGTGCGGGCGCTGCGGATGCTGGGGCCGCGGGCGGCCGACGACGACCTCGCCGCCGAACTGGTGGACACCCTCGTGCACGAGCATCCCGACCTTGTCGACGCCGCGCTGCCCCATCTGCCCGAGCAGGCCCGTCAGGCCGTCGAGTCGTCGCGAGCCCGGCGGGAACGGGTGCGGGACGCCTCCGCGGACGAGCTGCCGTCGTTCTTGGTCGATCCGCCGTGGCTGCGTCGCCGCCGCGAGGCCAGGCCGCCGGTGGTCGACGGCCTGACGGTGCCCGGCGACTGCGCCGTCGTGTGGGCTCCGGGCGAACGGGAGGAGTGGCTGACCTCCAGCGGCACCGGCCTGGACCTCGACGACGACAGGCCCCGGCCGGAGGAGATCGAGGAGCTGCGGGCCGGACGGATGCCGGAGGACGCCGGGCCGACCCTGCTGCTGCGCTGCTCCCGGGAGCTGATGGGTCCGGTGCTGCGCGAGTACGTCCCGCCGGAGACGAAGATCTGGGGTTACGCGGACTGGACCAGGTCCATCGTGGCGCGGTACGAGACCGACGCGCTGCCGCTGGCGCTGGCCGTGGCGCGGCTCAACTCCACGCGCTTCACCGGCGTGCTGCTGCCGTTGCGGAACGCCGAGGTGGCCCGGCTGATGGCGGACAGGCTGTCCCGGGGGCGCGCGGCCCGGCAGATGGCGGCCGGATGGTTCGCGCGGCACGGGACGCGGGCCGTTCCGCTGCTGGTCCCGGCCGCGCTGGGGCGGCCGGGCAGGGAACGCCGGGACGCCGAGGCCGCGCTGCGCCTGCTGGCCTCCCAGCACGGGGCCGGCGAGGTGACTCGGGCGGCCGGGACGCATGGGCGGGCCGCCGCCGAGGCGGTCGCCGTGCTGCTGGCCGCCGACCCGCTGGAGGTGCTGCCCGCCCGGCCGCCGAAGATCGGCGCCTGGGCCGACCCGGCGGACCTGCCGCAGGTGTTGCTGCGGGATCGGCGGCGGGCGCTGCCGGACACGGCGGTACGGCATCTGGTCACAATGCTGGCGATGTCCAAGCCCGACGCCCCGTACGCCGGTGTTCCCCTGGTGAAGGAGCTGTGCGACCCGGGGTCGCTGGCGGAGTTCGGATGGGCGCTGTTCCGCCGCTGGGAGGGGTCGGACGCGGCGCCGGACGACGAATGGGCGCTCACCCAGCTGTCCTGGACCGGCGACGACCGGGTGGTGCGGCGGCTCCCGGCCGTGATCAGGCCGTGGCCGGATCTGGGGCTGCGCCGCCTCGCCGTTCTCGGGCTCGACGTGCTCGCCGACATCGGGACCCCCGAGGCGCTGGCCCGCCTGCACGCCATCGGGCACCGGCTCAGGTTCGGCGAGGCCAAGGCCCCCGCCCGCGAGAAGGCCCGGGAACTCGCCGAAACCCTCGGCCTCACCCCCGAGCAGGTGGCCGACCGCCTGATGCCCGACCTGGGGCTGGACGCCGACGGGACGGTCACCCTCGACTACGGCGCCCGCCGGTTCGTCATGGGCTTCGACGACCGGCTCACCCCGTACGTCGAGGACGAGCAGGGACGGCGGCGCAAGACACTGCCCAAGCCCACGGCCAAGGACGACCCGGAACGCGCGGCCGCGGCCAAACAGCGGTTCGCCGAGCTGCGCAAGGGCGCCCGCGACCTGGTCGCCGAGCAACTCGCCCGGCTGGAGAACGCGATGCTCACCGGCCGCCGGTGGACGCCGGAGGAGTTCGACGGACTCCTGGTCCGGCACCCCCTGCTCCGGCACCTCGCCCGCCGTCTGCTCTGGACGAGCGAGGCCCCGGACGGCGCGTCGACGGCGTTCCGCATCGCCGAGGACGGCACGTTCGCGGACGTGGACGACGAGACGTTCACCCCGCCCGAGGGCGCGCACATCGCCCTGGCCCACCCGGCACGGCTCGGCGCGTCGCTCAAGGTATGGCTGGAGACGTTCGAGGACTACCAGATCATCCAGCCGTTCCCGCAGCTCACCCGCCCCGTCCACACCCTCGCCGAGACCGGGCGCGCCACCGGCGTCGTGGAACTCCTGCGCGGTCGCCATGTCCCCAGGGGCCGTGAGGAGCTCCTGACCAGGCGCGGCTGGCGCTACGACGGGCGTAAGGACGGCCGCTTCGCCCTTCCCCCGACCTCCGGCGGCCACTACGTCATCGTCGACCTGGACACCCTGGTGATCGGCCACGTCGACCTGACCGCCCATCCCATTCACGGTCCCCGGCCCGGCTTCGGCCCCCTGGACCCCACCACCCTCTCCGAACTCATCACCGATCTCCTGAAGGCGTCCACCCCCGCCTGA
- a CDS encoding DUF4132 domain-containing protein, translating into MGIPAASDEDVLTIPDAWRERLHPRRGGVPGRRIDVREEAPDVIARMIAEGRDDLEKIFGNPNGDPDLAGRAQAHCAGHADPAGAAAVAAELVEWNPNGTDAVVDAWVLTHGLAFAASACAEMADVRVDEAVRRGKPGEWTLWQVAECAERLRVLLAAADEGDYAEAVERLAGSRRTPLQRLLVSYLVPTRQDWVDECCQDPPADTCGRWWLLCALGSQEQLGEWARLDRFRPGVAETLAEGVGTAAAPLLADALDRLDLIDRDRGQVLDVLAALPGGRPFELLLERAGRWLVPGALRTAMKRFPVRTVRLLAGRADGDAMADTLLAEHLRAHPGLGEAVLAELPPPAREVVGRLLEEGRRRPEAAVPELPAPLADPPWKRAPRPRPVIKGLTPPGGRELLWEPDERRRWLDERPRFGPHYRPSRPIVPGVTPEFEEYDPIPEWLADHCAGRELYTPYELELFVEGPPDRIRPLLADWSYDFRSLTRYDLGKGDDRDIALRALRYLVAVYEMDAFPAVLAIARTDVGGAGGALMPFRDVEVARLMADRLMRVPSAGEAARAWLRRHGAAAVALLVPDALGRAGRPRQSAEAALHFLASAMGADDVVEAARVHGDEAATAIKALLALGRDEVVPRKIPSVGRWADPEALPQVLLRGRERALPAAAIPDLLTLLAMSPPEGDDPELAAVLEVCDPASLASFGWALFGLWQQAGAPARDGWVMTALGRLGDDGTVRRLVPLIRAWPGQGGHAKAVKGLDALALIGTDTALAELSGIAQRVPFKALRARAREKMEQVAAGLGLTGEQLADRLVPDFGLAADGTLTLDYGPRRFTVGFDEALKPQVTGPDGKARKSLPKPGAKDDPELAPAAYARFAELKKGVRTVASDQVRRLEAAMVTGRRWTCGEFRRYVVGHPLVWHIARRLVWITGDGVTFRLAEDRTFADVDDEELTLREQATVSVAHPVRLGESLTAWREVFDDYALVQPFPQLHRPVHALTDEERESGRLARFEGITVPWGKVLGLTRRGWERGVPQDNGSEWWITRALPGGGVVEIDLNPGIAVGAADLLDEDQTLEAVSICDRPGDHWRRRPTSRGFGDLDPVTASEILLDLTDLVTPSS; encoded by the coding sequence ATGGGCATCCCTGCGGCCTCGGACGAGGACGTTCTGACGATTCCGGACGCGTGGCGGGAGCGGCTGCATCCCCGGCGCGGCGGCGTTCCCGGCCGGCGGATCGACGTCCGGGAAGAGGCTCCGGACGTCATCGCCCGGATGATCGCCGAGGGCCGGGACGACCTTGAGAAGATCTTCGGGAATCCGAACGGCGATCCGGATCTCGCCGGGCGGGCGCAGGCCCACTGCGCCGGCCACGCCGATCCGGCGGGGGCGGCGGCGGTCGCCGCCGAACTGGTCGAATGGAACCCGAACGGCACGGACGCCGTGGTGGACGCCTGGGTGCTGACCCACGGGCTCGCGTTCGCCGCCTCCGCGTGCGCCGAGATGGCCGACGTGCGGGTCGACGAGGCGGTGCGTCGCGGAAAGCCCGGCGAGTGGACGCTGTGGCAGGTGGCCGAGTGCGCCGAGCGGCTGCGCGTGCTGCTGGCCGCCGCCGACGAGGGCGACTACGCCGAGGCGGTGGAACGCCTGGCGGGGAGCCGGCGGACTCCGTTGCAGCGGCTGCTGGTCTCCTATCTGGTGCCGACCAGGCAGGACTGGGTGGACGAGTGCTGCCAGGATCCGCCCGCCGACACCTGCGGGCGCTGGTGGCTGCTGTGCGCGCTGGGATCGCAGGAACAGCTCGGCGAGTGGGCGCGGCTCGACCGGTTCCGGCCGGGAGTGGCGGAGACCCTCGCGGAGGGGGTGGGCACGGCCGCCGCGCCGCTGCTGGCCGACGCGCTGGACCGGCTGGACCTGATCGATCGCGACCGCGGGCAGGTGCTGGACGTGCTCGCCGCGCTGCCGGGCGGCAGGCCGTTCGAGCTGCTGCTGGAGCGGGCCGGGCGGTGGCTGGTCCCGGGAGCGCTGCGGACGGCGATGAAGCGGTTCCCGGTGCGGACGGTGCGGCTGCTGGCCGGGCGGGCGGACGGGGACGCGATGGCGGACACCCTGCTGGCCGAGCATCTGCGCGCCCACCCGGGACTCGGCGAGGCGGTGCTCGCGGAGCTGCCCCCTCCTGCTCGGGAGGTCGTCGGACGCCTGCTGGAGGAGGGGCGGCGGCGACCCGAGGCGGCCGTGCCGGAGCTGCCCGCGCCGCTGGCCGACCCGCCGTGGAAGCGGGCGCCCCGGCCCCGGCCGGTGATCAAGGGGCTGACCCCGCCGGGCGGGCGGGAGCTGCTGTGGGAGCCGGACGAACGGCGGCGCTGGCTGGACGAGCGGCCCCGTTTCGGGCCGCACTACCGCCCTTCCAGGCCGATAGTGCCCGGCGTCACCCCGGAGTTCGAGGAGTACGACCCCATTCCGGAATGGCTCGCGGACCACTGCGCGGGCAGGGAGCTGTACACGCCGTACGAGCTGGAGCTGTTCGTGGAGGGGCCGCCGGATCGGATCCGGCCGCTGCTGGCCGACTGGTCGTACGACTTCCGCAGCCTGACCCGCTATGACCTGGGCAAGGGCGACGACAGGGACATCGCGCTGCGGGCGTTGCGCTATCTCGTCGCCGTGTACGAGATGGACGCGTTCCCCGCCGTGCTGGCCATCGCCCGCACCGACGTGGGCGGGGCGGGCGGGGCGCTGATGCCGTTCCGCGACGTCGAGGTGGCGCGGCTGATGGCCGACCGGCTGATGCGGGTGCCCTCGGCCGGTGAGGCCGCGAGGGCGTGGCTGCGCCGTCACGGGGCCGCGGCCGTGGCGCTGCTGGTGCCGGACGCGCTCGGCAGGGCCGGGAGGCCGAGGCAGAGCGCCGAGGCGGCACTGCACTTCCTGGCGTCCGCGATGGGCGCGGACGACGTCGTGGAGGCCGCGCGGGTCCACGGCGACGAGGCCGCGACCGCGATCAAGGCGCTGCTCGCCCTGGGCCGCGACGAGGTCGTTCCCCGCAAGATCCCCTCGGTCGGGCGGTGGGCGGATCCGGAGGCGCTGCCGCAGGTGCTGCTGCGCGGGCGGGAGCGGGCGCTGCCCGCCGCGGCGATCCCGGACCTGCTGACCCTGCTGGCGATGTCGCCGCCGGAGGGCGACGATCCGGAGCTGGCCGCCGTCCTGGAGGTGTGCGACCCGGCGTCGCTGGCGTCGTTCGGCTGGGCGTTGTTCGGGCTGTGGCAGCAGGCCGGTGCGCCGGCCCGGGACGGCTGGGTGATGACCGCGCTGGGCCGGCTGGGCGACGACGGCACCGTGCGGCGGCTGGTCCCGCTGATCCGGGCGTGGCCCGGGCAGGGCGGGCACGCCAAGGCCGTCAAGGGGCTGGACGCGCTCGCCCTGATCGGCACCGACACGGCGCTGGCCGAGCTGAGCGGGATCGCCCAGCGGGTGCCGTTCAAGGCCCTCAGGGCACGGGCGCGGGAGAAGATGGAGCAGGTCGCCGCCGGGCTGGGGCTGACCGGCGAGCAGCTCGCCGACCGGCTGGTGCCCGACTTCGGGCTGGCCGCCGACGGGACCCTGACGCTGGACTACGGCCCGCGCCGGTTCACGGTCGGCTTCGACGAGGCCCTCAAACCGCAGGTGACCGGGCCGGACGGCAAGGCCCGCAAGTCCCTGCCCAAGCCGGGGGCCAAGGATGATCCCGAGCTCGCGCCCGCCGCGTACGCGAGGTTCGCCGAGCTGAAGAAGGGCGTCCGCACCGTCGCGTCCGACCAGGTGCGCCGTCTGGAGGCCGCCATGGTCACCGGGCGACGCTGGACGTGCGGCGAGTTCCGCCGATACGTGGTCGGGCATCCGCTGGTATGGCACATCGCCCGGCGGCTGGTGTGGATCACCGGGGACGGCGTGACGTTCCGCCTGGCCGAGGACCGCACGTTCGCCGACGTGGACGACGAGGAGCTGACGCTGCGGGAGCAGGCGACGGTGAGCGTCGCGCATCCGGTGCGTCTGGGGGAGTCGCTGACGGCGTGGCGGGAGGTCTTCGACGACTACGCGCTGGTCCAGCCGTTCCCGCAGCTCCACCGGCCCGTCCACGCGCTCACTGACGAGGAGCGCGAGTCCGGCCGCCTCGCCCGCTTCGAGGGGATCACCGTGCCCTGGGGAAAGGTGCTGGGCCTGACGCGGCGCGGCTGGGAACGCGGCGTCCCCCAGGACAACGGCAGCGAGTGGTGGATCACCCGTGCGCTCCCCGGCGGCGGTGTGGTGGAGATCGACCTGAACCCGGGTATAGCGGTCGGTGCGGCGGACCTCCTCGACGAGGACCAGACCCTGGAGGCCGTGAGCATCTGCGACCGGCCGGGCGACCACTGGCGGCGCAGGCCGACCTCCCGCGGCTTCGGTGACCTGGACCCGGTGACGGCCTCCGAGATCCTCCTCGACCTCACCGACCTCGTCACCCCGTCCTCCTGA
- a CDS encoding helix-turn-helix domain-containing protein, whose translation MSTGRNWRDIKAEAHRLHPELADPERQARARAALDAYVAGHHLKELRKSTGKTQAEVARILGVSQSRISQIENGDISAMELETLRAYAAALGGHLDITISVGPHSVKVA comes from the coding sequence ATGAGCACTGGGCGTAACTGGCGGGACATCAAGGCCGAGGCTCATCGTCTTCACCCAGAGCTCGCCGACCCGGAGCGCCAGGCTCGGGCACGGGCGGCACTCGACGCCTATGTCGCCGGCCACCATCTGAAGGAGCTGCGGAAGTCCACCGGCAAGACGCAGGCCGAGGTGGCGCGCATCCTGGGCGTGTCGCAGTCCCGGATCTCCCAGATCGAGAACGGCGACATCAGTGCCATGGAACTGGAGACTCTCCGGGCCTATGCGGCCGCGCTCGGTGGACATCTGGACATCACCATCAGTGTCGGCCCTCACTCGGTCAAGGTCGCCTGA
- a CDS encoding type II toxin-antitoxin system RelE/ParE family toxin produces MAWDVVLLEPVESWFLKLCESDPDTAALVEQAIDRLAEVGPTLGRPLVDTLEHSELHNLKELRPGSRGRSEIRMLFVFDPDRAAIFLVAGDKAGQWSRWYEQAIPLAEARYAEYRAALSKEAGR; encoded by the coding sequence GTGGCCTGGGATGTCGTCCTTCTGGAACCTGTCGAGAGCTGGTTTCTCAAGCTCTGCGAGTCCGATCCGGACACCGCAGCGCTGGTCGAACAAGCCATCGACCGGCTTGCGGAGGTCGGGCCAACGCTGGGGCGCCCCTTGGTCGACACCCTCGAACACAGCGAGCTGCACAACCTCAAGGAGCTCCGGCCTGGGTCACGGGGACGTTCGGAGATACGCATGTTGTTCGTCTTCGATCCGGACCGTGCGGCCATCTTTCTTGTCGCAGGCGACAAGGCCGGTCAGTGGTCTCGGTGGTATGAACAGGCCATTCCTCTGGCCGAGGCCCGGTATGCGGAGTACCGCGCCGCTTTGAGCAAGGAGGCAGGACGATGA
- a CDS encoding HEAT repeat domain-containing protein produces MPEPRFARALERMRSQDPAEREKGFDFLREHADSYVDDLITAFTQEPDPDFRCLLLELIAEARDPRALPVLTRHLDTPDPDDPLQFWAVRGLEMLDTPEAHRALTQARAQGLIL; encoded by the coding sequence GTGCCCGAGCCCCGTTTCGCGCGCGCCCTGGAGCGGATGCGCAGCCAGGACCCCGCCGAACGCGAGAAGGGCTTCGACTTCCTCCGCGAGCACGCCGACTCCTACGTCGACGACCTCATCACCGCCTTCACGCAGGAACCCGACCCCGACTTCCGCTGTCTCCTGCTGGAACTCATCGCCGAGGCCCGCGACCCCAGGGCCCTCCCCGTCCTCACCCGCCACCTCGACACCCCGGACCCGGACGACCCCCTCCAGTTCTGGGCCGTCCGCGGCCTGGAAATGCTCGACACCCCCGAGGCCCACCGAGCCCTGACCCAGGCCCGAGCCCAAGGCCTGATCCTCTGA